A section of the Nitrospiria bacterium genome encodes:
- a CDS encoding pitrilysin family protein: protein MTKRPMKNFSKWLILPALLILLTQNTAFSNKIFTTTLSNGLKVILLEQNKAPVVTFQIWYRVGSRNEVTGKTGLSHLTEHLMFKGTHKYGKGEFSNIVAKNGGTENAFTSNNYTAYFENLSSDRFELSLELESDRMVNLLLDPKEFNLERDVVKEERRLRVEDNPTNFLIENLYATAFLVHPYHSPVIGWMSDLEALKHEDVVQHYKRYYTPQNAIIVMVGDFKSQEVLPKIKEYFEKIPRKPDPPEIHLPEPEQLGERRITIHKEAQLPFVIAGYRVSNFQNPSDSFALSILANILTSGKSSRLYKKLVYEKELALDIGGDYTDLTTDPELFYLYGVLHPDTKPETFEASLYGELDRIKREGVSPYEVEKAKNQFEAAFIMARDSNFFQAMQLGKVEAIGAGIPFYESYVEQIRKVKKEEIQRVAKNYLTQKTRTVGTLIPEKQN, encoded by the coding sequence ATGACAAAACGTCCAATGAAAAACTTTTCAAAATGGCTCATATTACCCGCCCTTTTAATCCTTCTGACCCAAAATACCGCCTTTTCAAACAAAATTTTCACCACCACACTTTCCAACGGGTTAAAGGTGATTTTGCTTGAACAAAATAAAGCCCCCGTTGTCACTTTTCAAATTTGGTATCGTGTGGGGTCCCGAAATGAGGTAACGGGAAAAACCGGGCTTTCCCATCTGACCGAACATTTGATGTTTAAGGGAACTCACAAATACGGAAAGGGGGAATTTTCAAATATTGTGGCAAAAAATGGGGGAACGGAAAACGCTTTCACCTCAAATAATTACACCGCTTACTTCGAAAATCTTTCCAGCGACCGGTTCGAGCTATCCCTGGAACTTGAATCGGATCGAATGGTCAATCTTTTATTGGATCCAAAGGAATTCAATTTGGAGCGTGATGTGGTAAAGGAGGAAAGGCGCCTTCGGGTAGAGGACAACCCCACCAATTTTCTCATTGAGAACCTTTACGCCACGGCTTTTTTGGTTCACCCTTATCATTCCCCGGTCATTGGTTGGATGAGCGATCTTGAGGCCTTAAAACATGAGGATGTGGTCCAACACTACAAACGGTATTATACCCCTCAAAATGCCATTATTGTCATGGTAGGGGATTTCAAATCTCAGGAGGTATTACCCAAAATAAAAGAATATTTTGAAAAAATTCCCCGCAAACCGGATCCTCCAGAGATCCACCTTCCGGAGCCCGAACAGCTTGGAGAGCGGAGAATCACCATTCACAAAGAGGCTCAACTCCCTTTTGTCATTGCCGGGTATCGGGTTTCAAATTTCCAAAATCCTTCCGATTCGTTCGCGCTTTCCATTTTGGCCAATATTTTGACTTCAGGAAAAAGTTCCCGGCTTTACAAAAAGTTGGTTTATGAAAAAGAACTGGCCTTGGACATTGGGGGGGATTATACCGATTTAACCACCGATCCTGAACTGTTCTACCTGTATGGGGTTCTTCACCCTGACACAAAACCAGAAACATTTGAAGCCTCCCTTTATGGGGAATTGGACCGAATCAAAAGAGAGGGGGTCAGTCCTTACGAGGTAGAAAAAGCCAAAAATCAGTTTGAGGCAGCTTTTATTATGGCCCGGGACTCCAACTTTTTCCAGGCCATGCAACTTGGAAAGGTAGAGGCCATCGGTGCCGGAATCCCTTTCTATGAAAGCTATGTGGAGCAAATTCGAAAAGTAAAAAAAGAAGAAATCCAACGGGTTGCGAAAAACTATCTGACCCAAAAAACCCGGACGGTTGGAACCCTAATTCCTGAAAAGCAAAATTAA
- the rlmN gene encoding 23S rRNA (adenine(2503)-C(2))-methyltransferase RlmN, with protein sequence MGAICITNDFKEMSLASAQKWVQEQGWPRYRAEQIFEWIYRKGAKTFSDMTNLSKQDREHLEVQCEISRLKIIKHQISQDGTEKFLFILKDKNQIESVLIPDEDRLTLCISSQAGCGLDCQFCFTAVGGLKRNLKPHEIVDQVLIVKQQLSENRTLTNIVLMGMGEPLANLDNTLEAIQRITDPKGLAISPRRITISTVGLVPQIQDLGKRAPQINLAVSLNATTNEQRNRLVPINQSYPLEKLLQACKEFPLSPRRRIFFEYVLLNGVNDSLEDAKRLVQLVRGIRCKINLIPFNEYPGSFFSRPAQEQVIKFQNILLSANLTAFIRKTKGQDILAACGQLVGKSSDLPEPIPLV encoded by the coding sequence ATGGGAGCAATTTGTATTACTAATGATTTCAAAGAGATGAGTCTTGCCTCTGCCCAAAAATGGGTTCAGGAACAGGGCTGGCCCCGCTACCGGGCCGAGCAGATATTCGAGTGGATTTATAGAAAAGGCGCCAAAACCTTTTCGGACATGACTAACCTTTCCAAACAAGATCGGGAACACCTTGAGGTCCAATGTGAAATAAGCAGGTTAAAAATTATCAAACACCAAATTTCTCAGGATGGAACCGAAAAATTTCTATTTATCCTCAAAGATAAAAATCAAATCGAAAGCGTTTTAATTCCAGATGAGGACCGACTAACCCTTTGCATCTCAAGCCAGGCGGGGTGTGGCTTGGATTGCCAATTTTGTTTCACTGCGGTAGGGGGCCTTAAGCGAAACCTTAAACCACATGAAATTGTCGATCAGGTTTTGATTGTTAAACAACAACTTTCCGAAAATCGAACGTTGACCAATATTGTTCTGATGGGGATGGGGGAACCCTTGGCTAATTTGGACAACACCTTAGAAGCCATTCAACGAATAACGGACCCCAAGGGTCTCGCGATTTCCCCAAGAAGAATCACTATTTCTACCGTCGGTTTGGTTCCTCAAATTCAAGACCTGGGAAAAAGGGCACCTCAGATCAATCTGGCGGTATCATTAAATGCAACCACCAACGAGCAAAGAAACAGACTGGTTCCCATTAATCAGAGTTACCCTCTGGAAAAACTGCTCCAGGCTTGCAAAGAATTTCCCCTTTCTCCCCGCCGAAGAATATTTTTCGAATATGTTCTATTAAATGGGGTAAATGATTCATTGGAAGATGCCAAACGGCTCGTTCAATTGGTCCGAGGCATCCGTTGCAAAATCAACCTTATTCCCTTTAATGAGTATCCCGGTTCTTTCTTTTCCCGCCCGGCCCAGGAACAGGTCATAAAATTCCAAAACATTTTATTATCCGCAAACCTGACCGCCTTCATTCGAAAAACCAAAGGCCAGGATATTTTGGCGGCATGTGGCCAGCTGGTGGGAAAATCCTCTGACCTCCCTGAACCGATTCCATTGGTTTAA
- a CDS encoding acyl-CoA dehydrogenase: protein MVLRRKLISDPIYRMAKKKLPPMSETEREAIEAGTVWWDADLFSGKPNWNKLQSFPPPTLSHREQAFLDGPVDELCRMLDDWKINEEFHDLPPEVWKFIKDQGFFGMIIPKEFGGLDFSALAHSTVIAKIVSRSLVAAVTVMVPNSLGPAELLLRYGTENQKQFYLPRLARGEEVPCFALTSPTAGSDAASLTDSGVVCRGDFEGKKDILGIRLTWEKRYITLAPVATVLGLAFKLYDPDHLLGEKEEIGITLALIPTKTPGVTIGRRHSPLAISFMNGPTSGQDVFIPLEWIIGGVEWAGQGWRMLMDCLASGRAISLPALGTGTGMLASRSVGAYASIRRQFKTPIGQFEGVEEALARIGGYTYLMDAARVMTAGAVDQGEKPSVISAVVKYHLTETMRWVLNDAMDVLGGRGIALGPRNFLGRLYHAIPISITVEGANILTRSLIIFGQGAIRCHPWVLKEIKALSDPDPQRGSKNFDRALFGHAGFFIGNGFRSFWHAITGARLVQAPENHPSKRFYQNFSRLSASFALIADTAMMIMGGTLKRKERLSARLGDILSYLYLGSACLKRFEDQGRPKEDIPFLEWGCETCLHRIQQRLDQLIRSFPNRPVAWLLRILIFPFGKPFKSPNDRQVQRVARLLLKPSPARDRLTSGIFVSTDPTDPTGRLEVALMKMMEAESSEKKLKSAVRTGKIKGAYDSSLMEKAVQQGVITKEEADLINTAEDARRDVIMVDDFPKEYWGKPNP, encoded by the coding sequence ATGGTCTTAAGGCGGAAATTAATCAGTGATCCCATTTATAGAATGGCGAAAAAAAAGTTGCCTCCCATGTCCGAGACCGAACGTGAGGCGATTGAGGCAGGAACAGTGTGGTGGGACGCTGATTTATTTAGCGGAAAACCCAACTGGAATAAACTTCAGTCATTTCCTCCCCCCACCTTATCTCACCGGGAACAGGCCTTTTTAGACGGTCCCGTTGATGAACTCTGCCGGATGTTGGATGATTGGAAAATCAATGAAGAGTTTCACGATCTTCCTCCCGAAGTTTGGAAATTTATAAAAGACCAAGGGTTTTTCGGAATGATCATCCCCAAAGAATTTGGGGGGCTGGATTTTTCCGCACTGGCCCATTCAACGGTTATTGCAAAAATTGTAAGCCGAAGCTTGGTTGCAGCGGTAACGGTAATGGTTCCCAACTCCCTTGGACCTGCAGAACTGCTTCTTCGCTACGGAACAGAAAATCAAAAACAGTTTTATCTGCCCCGTTTGGCCCGAGGGGAAGAGGTTCCCTGCTTTGCCCTAACCTCACCCACAGCCGGAAGCGATGCTGCCTCCTTGACCGATTCGGGGGTGGTATGCCGCGGGGACTTTGAAGGAAAAAAAGATATCTTGGGAATTCGGCTCACCTGGGAAAAACGATATATTACCCTAGCCCCTGTGGCCACGGTGTTAGGGCTTGCTTTTAAACTCTACGATCCCGATCATTTATTGGGTGAAAAGGAAGAGATTGGAATAACCCTGGCCCTGATTCCAACCAAAACACCGGGTGTCACCATTGGGCGAAGACATTCACCTTTAGCTATTTCCTTTATGAACGGCCCTACCAGCGGCCAGGATGTCTTTATTCCCCTGGAATGGATCATTGGAGGGGTTGAGTGGGCCGGTCAGGGTTGGCGGATGCTTATGGACTGCCTTGCATCAGGCCGTGCAATCTCCCTCCCGGCTTTGGGAACTGGTACCGGAATGCTGGCCAGCCGTTCCGTTGGAGCCTACGCGTCCATCCGGAGGCAATTTAAAACCCCTATAGGCCAATTTGAGGGGGTTGAGGAAGCATTGGCCAGAATCGGAGGCTATACCTATCTGATGGATGCAGCCCGTGTTATGACTGCGGGAGCGGTGGATCAGGGTGAGAAACCTTCCGTTATTTCTGCCGTTGTAAAATACCATTTAACCGAAACCATGCGCTGGGTGCTTAATGATGCCATGGATGTTTTAGGGGGAAGAGGAATCGCTTTGGGGCCCCGCAACTTTTTAGGACGGCTTTACCATGCCATTCCAATCAGTATTACCGTTGAGGGGGCCAATATTTTAACACGGAGTCTCATTATTTTCGGACAAGGGGCCATCCGGTGTCATCCTTGGGTTCTCAAGGAAATAAAGGCTCTTTCGGATCCGGATCCGCAACGGGGCTCAAAAAATTTTGATCGCGCTCTGTTCGGTCACGCTGGGTTCTTCATCGGAAATGGATTTCGTTCCTTTTGGCACGCTATCACCGGAGCACGATTAGTCCAGGCCCCCGAAAACCACCCCTCCAAACGGTTTTACCAAAATTTTTCCAGGTTAAGTGCATCGTTTGCTTTGATTGCTGATACGGCGATGATGATTATGGGGGGAACCCTGAAAAGAAAAGAAAGATTATCCGCCCGTTTAGGAGATATACTGAGTTATCTGTACTTGGGTTCGGCCTGTTTAAAACGGTTTGAAGACCAGGGAAGGCCCAAGGAAGATATCCCCTTCCTGGAGTGGGGTTGTGAGACCTGCCTTCACCGGATCCAACAGCGTTTGGATCAGTTAATCCGCTCCTTTCCCAATCGACCCGTAGCCTGGTTACTTCGAATACTGATTTTTCCCTTTGGAAAACCCTTTAAATCCCCCAATGACCGGCAAGTCCAAAGAGTCGCCCGCCTTCTGTTAAAACCCTCCCCTGCCCGCGATCGCTTAACTTCGGGAATATTTGTCTCTACTGATCCCACAGATCCCACGGGACGTCTGGAGGTTGCTCTTATGAAAATGATGGAAGCAGAATCCTCGGAGAAGAAACTCAAAAGCGCCGTGCGAACAGGAAAAATAAAGGGGGCTTATGATTCATCCCTTATGGAAAAGGCCGTTCAACAGGGGGTAATTACAAAAGAAGAAGCGGACTTGATTAACACTGCCGAAGACGCCCGCAGGGATGTCATTATGGTGGACGATTTCCCAAAGGAATACTGGGGAAAACCCAATCCATGA
- a CDS encoding SagB/ThcOx family dehydrogenase, producing MKKKKSLAEVYHQETKYIRSDLMRDTRQLDWASQPTPFKEIHSDRKVELVHYLPFSKNPFTGEGLNPVPEELGGGTLAQISRLLYFTNGVTGMLEFAPGNVQYYRAAPSAGALYPTELYIAVRDLPSLENGIYNFQVKDHSLIPLWEGDFWKEFKEYGFGHEVIDRAQLLIIFTAVFHRSSWRYQERAYRRILLDTGHILGNLNCYAFKEGFGVYPISGFFDAALNHLLLLDEEKEGTLMLVALPRFENLFGTEIRRSSVYPSEKKNEANGLPGEGLLGQLHRASYIGKGTFEEGELPDDQLLEEKYRDRPRTPLTAYPLEWKKDIEKIIMNRRSTRVLSGEPFLKDELSSILTFAYEPAVIKNAEGATGRGLPQVFDPSLLETYLVVHGVVEMDPGIYYYAPGSQELRLIQKGDFRQQTLEFCLGQELGRDAAVVFIHTSDLNAAVQKYGDRAYRYLHLDAGHIGQRLNLAAVHLGLGASGIGGFFDDEVNKLLQINPEQIVVYITTLGRAQQRAIKVE from the coding sequence ATGAAAAAAAAGAAGTCTCTTGCTGAGGTTTATCACCAGGAAACCAAGTATATCCGTTCAGATTTAATGCGCGATACCCGGCAATTGGATTGGGCCTCTCAACCGACCCCTTTTAAAGAAATCCATTCCGATCGAAAGGTGGAATTGGTCCATTATCTTCCTTTTAGTAAGAATCCTTTTACCGGTGAAGGATTGAATCCTGTTCCGGAGGAATTGGGAGGAGGAACCTTAGCTCAAATTTCCCGGCTTCTTTATTTTACCAATGGGGTGACCGGAATGCTGGAGTTTGCTCCTGGAAATGTTCAATACTACCGGGCAGCTCCTTCTGCAGGGGCTCTTTATCCAACCGAGTTGTATATTGCAGTTCGGGATCTTCCTTCTTTGGAGAATGGCATTTATAATTTTCAAGTGAAGGATCACTCCCTCATTCCTCTCTGGGAGGGAGACTTTTGGAAAGAATTTAAAGAATATGGTTTTGGTCACGAAGTCATTGACCGGGCCCAATTATTAATCATTTTTACTGCGGTTTTTCATCGAAGCTCTTGGCGCTATCAAGAGAGGGCCTACCGCCGGATTTTATTGGATACCGGGCATATTTTGGGAAACCTGAACTGTTATGCTTTTAAAGAGGGTTTTGGGGTCTATCCTATCAGCGGTTTTTTTGATGCAGCATTAAATCACCTCCTGTTGTTGGATGAGGAGAAAGAAGGTACATTGATGCTGGTGGCGCTTCCCAGGTTTGAAAATCTTTTCGGAACGGAGATTCGAAGAAGTTCAGTTTACCCCTCGGAGAAAAAAAACGAGGCCAACGGTTTACCGGGGGAAGGGCTTTTAGGGCAATTGCACCGCGCTTCCTATATTGGAAAAGGAACCTTTGAGGAGGGGGAACTGCCCGATGATCAATTGTTAGAGGAAAAATACCGTGACCGGCCTCGAACACCCCTTACAGCCTATCCCTTGGAATGGAAAAAGGATATTGAAAAAATTATTATGAATCGGCGGTCGACTCGGGTTTTGTCCGGTGAACCTTTCCTGAAAGATGAACTCTCCAGTATTTTAACATTTGCCTATGAACCTGCCGTGATCAAAAACGCAGAAGGGGCGACCGGGCGAGGGCTTCCTCAAGTGTTTGATCCTTCCCTGCTGGAGACCTACCTGGTGGTTCACGGAGTGGTGGAAATGGATCCCGGGATTTATTATTATGCCCCCGGAAGTCAGGAGCTTCGCCTGATTCAGAAGGGGGATTTCAGACAACAAACGCTGGAATTCTGCCTAGGCCAGGAACTGGGAAGGGATGCAGCGGTGGTGTTCATTCATACCTCGGATCTAAACGCCGCCGTTCAGAAATATGGGGATCGTGCCTACCGGTATTTACATTTAGATGCGGGGCACATTGGACAACGGCTTAATCTGGCTGCTGTTCATTTGGGTTTAGGGGCCAGCGGGATCGGGGGATTTTTTGATGATGAGGTGAATAAATTACTTCAAATAAACCCCGAACAAATTGTGGTATACATCACCACACTTGGAAGGGCCCAACAACGAGCAATTAAAGTGGAATAG
- the pyrE gene encoding orotate phosphoribosyltransferase produces MGAAKLENYQKELLHLLLQKSFKYSPDPIFTLTSGKKSCYYIDCKKTTLDSQGTFLIGQILFHRVKDLPAKGIGGLTLGADPIAVSVALTSAIYNQPISAFIIRKEPKKHGTQRWIEGNVPVGSNVVVVEDVVTTGGSTRKAIEVLEKEGYKILRVLALVDRQEGGRENIDQMGHHLESLYTLKDLMQVYNQG; encoded by the coding sequence GTGGGAGCCGCTAAATTAGAGAACTATCAAAAAGAACTCCTTCATCTCCTTTTGCAAAAATCCTTTAAATATTCACCAGACCCTATTTTCACCCTCACTTCTGGGAAAAAAAGCTGTTACTATATTGATTGTAAAAAAACCACCCTGGACTCGCAGGGGACATTTTTAATTGGACAGATTTTATTTCACAGGGTAAAAGATCTTCCTGCTAAAGGAATTGGTGGATTGACGTTGGGGGCCGATCCCATCGCAGTATCCGTGGCTCTAACCAGCGCCATTTACAACCAACCGATTTCGGCATTTATTATCCGAAAAGAGCCAAAAAAGCACGGAACCCAACGATGGATTGAAGGGAATGTTCCTGTGGGGTCCAATGTAGTCGTAGTGGAAGATGTGGTCACCACAGGAGGGTCAACGCGAAAGGCCATTGAGGTACTAGAAAAGGAAGGTTATAAAATTCTCCGAGTTTTGGCCCTTGTGGACCGGCAGGAGGGGGGCCGGGAAAACATAGACCAAATGGGACATCACTTGGAAAGTCTTTACACGTTAAAAGATTTAATGCAGGTTTACAACCAGGGTTAA
- a CDS encoding PilZ domain-containing protein has product MNNWFPLFKHKQFRSFKMGESRRYIRAGIPFVIEVFFPNEETSFGAYGWSIGKGGLGFYTQKPLQRNSEILLKVGFMGDQNDRLPEVANGVVRWVKGLGDVYAVGVQFVDLNEDDHFVLLGFLDHAEQISHEILKKTIS; this is encoded by the coding sequence ATGAATAATTGGTTTCCCCTATTTAAGCACAAACAATTCCGATCATTTAAAATGGGTGAGAGTCGACGATATATACGGGCTGGGATTCCTTTTGTGATTGAGGTATTTTTTCCAAATGAAGAGACCAGTTTTGGGGCATACGGGTGGAGTATTGGAAAGGGAGGCCTTGGGTTTTATACACAAAAACCCCTTCAGAGGAATTCCGAAATCCTCTTAAAAGTAGGATTTATGGGGGATCAAAATGACAGACTGCCCGAGGTGGCCAATGGGGTGGTTCGATGGGTTAAAGGCCTTGGGGATGTGTATGCCGTAGGTGTCCAGTTTGTTGATTTAAATGAGGATGACCATTTCGTATTGTTGGGATTTCTTGATCATGCGGAGCAGATATCTCATGAGATTTTAAAGAAAACCATTTCCTGA
- a CDS encoding PilZ domain-containing protein, translated as MANYSKNGQRLHKRSELRSVARVFPRGEMSGFEAYVKDISRSGLGFYSKSIVEVNREVTARLQFTNTSGKTVVESVTGRVVYSDPWEDAFFIGIEFKEIIQPIKNPWLFAHVKESEFAGPPK; from the coding sequence ATGGCTAATTATTCAAAGAATGGTCAGCGTCTCCATAAAAGGAGCGAATTAAGGTCTGTGGCTAGAGTCTTTCCTCGCGGAGAAATGAGTGGTTTTGAAGCGTATGTTAAAGATATCAGCAGAAGCGGATTGGGTTTTTATTCCAAGTCCATCGTGGAGGTTAATCGGGAGGTGACCGCCAGGCTTCAGTTTACCAATACCTCCGGAAAGACGGTTGTTGAAAGTGTAACCGGCCGGGTAGTATATTCTGATCCTTGGGAAGATGCCTTTTTTATAGGGATTGAATTTAAGGAGATTATTCAGCCAATAAAAAACCCATGGCTTTTTGCTCATGTGAAAGAATCGGAATTTGCCGGCCCTCCCAAATAG